One stretch of Arthrobacter polaris DNA includes these proteins:
- a CDS encoding TIGR03086 family metal-binding protein, which translates to MEGALDQCAEVIGAISANQAQWPTPCAEWNVQELLHHLVVQDLHKYTIMARGHNVDPLASEATVGADWSTRFSDGAAMLMRAWATADLSAQVALPGGGEAPLRSRIGLQITEFTVHAWDLMKATSVPVILDPILAEQSLAWAQRMLKPEYRGAERGIGPEIRVPLASDSYTKLAGWFGRSPYFLAGPRVESLR; encoded by the coding sequence TTGGAGGGTGCACTGGATCAGTGCGCCGAAGTCATTGGCGCCATCTCGGCAAACCAGGCTCAATGGCCCACGCCGTGCGCAGAGTGGAATGTTCAGGAACTCTTGCACCACCTTGTGGTGCAGGACCTGCACAAATACACCATCATGGCCCGCGGTCACAACGTTGACCCACTCGCGTCAGAGGCGACTGTGGGTGCTGACTGGTCTACCCGGTTCAGCGACGGTGCAGCCATGCTGATGCGTGCGTGGGCTACTGCCGACCTCAGCGCACAGGTGGCGCTCCCTGGCGGTGGTGAAGCGCCGCTGCGCAGCCGCATCGGCCTGCAAATCACCGAATTCACAGTCCACGCCTGGGACCTGATGAAGGCCACTAGCGTGCCTGTGATCCTTGACCCGATTCTGGCCGAGCAGTCCCTCGCTTGGGCACAGCGGATGCTCAAACCTGAGTATCGCGGCGCCGAAAGAGGCATCGGGCCTGAAATCCGGGTGCCCTTAGCCTCTGATTCCTATACAAAACTTGCTGGCTGGTTTGGTCGCAGCCCGTACTTTCTGGCGGGACCGCGGGTGGAGTCCCTTAGGTAA
- the mnmA gene encoding tRNA 2-thiouridine(34) synthase MnmA, giving the protein MRVLAAMSGGVDSAVAAARAVDAGHDVVGVHLALSRMPGTLRTGSRGCCTVEDSNDAWRACDKLGIPYYVWDFSERFKEDVVQDFIDEYAAGRTXNPCMRCNERIKFAALLEKAIALGFDAVCTGHYAKVITDAHGNSELHRAADWAKDQSYVLGVLTHEQLKHSMFPLADTPSKAEVRAEAEARGLSVAKKPDSHDICFIPDGDTAGWLAEKIEMTDGEIVDESGATVGGHTGSNQFTVGQRRGLKLGTPAADGKPRFVLEIRPKENKVIVGPHALLAIDEIKGIKVSWAGLPIAEVATGAEFDCYAQVRAHGDPVPARAXVREVMDDGVARQLLNVALVEPLRGVAPGQTVVLYQGSRVLGQATIDSARSLARPELP; this is encoded by the coding sequence ATGCGAGTATTGGCCGCCATGAGCGGTGGAGTTGACTCCGCCGTAGCCGCAGCCCGAGCAGTGGATGCCGGGCATGACGTGGTTGGGGTTCACCTGGCGCTCTCACGTATGCCTGGAACCCTGCGCACCGGCAGCCGCGGCTGCTGCACCGTGGAGGACTCCAACGACGCCTGGCGAGCCTGTGACAAACTCGGCATTCCGTACTACGTCTGGGACTTCTCCGAACGGTTCAAGGAGGACGTGGTCCAGGACTTCATCGACGAATACGCCGCCGGGCGCACCNCCAACCCGTGCATGCGCTGCAACGAACGCATCAAGTTCGCTGCGCTGTTGGAAAAAGCCATAGCCTTGGGTTTCGATGCCGTCTGCACGGGCCACTACGCCAAGGTCATCACCGATGCGCACGGCAACTCCGAGTTGCACCGTGCCGCAGACTGGGCGAAGGACCAGAGCTACGTTCTGGGCGTGCTCACCCACGAACAGCTCAAGCACTCCATGTTCCCGCTCGCCGATACCCCTTCCAAGGCCGAGGTGCGCGCCGAGGCTGAAGCCCGCGGGCTCTCCGTGGCGAAGAAGCCTGACAGTCATGACATCTGCTTCATTCCCGACGGTGACACTGCCGGTTGGCTTGCTGAGAAGATCGAAATGACCGATGGCGAAATCGTCGATGAGAGCGGTGCCACAGTAGGTGGCCATACCGGTTCCAACCAGTTCACTGTGGGCCAGCGCCGTGGCCTGAAGCTGGGCACCCCAGCAGCCGACGGCAAGCCCCGGTTCGTGCTGGAAATCCGGCCCAAGGAAAACAAGGTCATCGTGGGCCCGCACGCGCTCCTAGCCATTGATGAGATCAAGGGCATCAAGGTCTCTTGGGCCGGGTTGCCCATCGCCGAGGTTGCCACCGGTGCCGAGTTCGATTGTTACGCCCAGGTAAGGGCCCATGGGGACCCCGTCCCAGCGCGGGCTNTTGTGCGTGAAGTGATGGACGACGGCGTTGCCCGTCAGCTCCTTAATGTCGCCTTGGTGGAGCCATTGCGCGGCGTGGCGCCCGGACAAACAGTTGTTTTGTACCAAGGCTCACGGGTCCTGGGGCAGGCAACTATTGACTCGGCACGGTCCCTGGCACGGCCCGAATTGCCTTAG
- a CDS encoding cysteine desulfurase family protein — translation MPVYLDHAATTPICAPALAALTSVITRSGNPSSLHGAGRRARATVEAARETIAAAAGAHPTEVIFTSGGTEADNLAVKGLYWSRNAAEPQRTRILVSSIEHAAVQDTVEWLHKHEGAEAIWLPVDQDGVVSLEALKXXLADGGASTVALITCMWANNEVGTIEPIAEIVALADKHGIPVHSDAVQAFGSVPVSFKDSGLAAMSISGHKIGGPVGVGALLLGRAVKLTPVQHGGGQERTVRSGTLDTAGIAAFAAAAQDVTVNMDTESSRIAGLRDQIIDAVRRAVPEAVLRGPDPAVHPGNRLPGNAHFTFPGCEGDSLLFLLDMAGIESSTGSACTAGVPRPSHVLLAMGLDENTARGAQRFSLGHTSNQQDVDAFVAALPQAHAMAXKAGMAGHQSSIQTASTW, via the coding sequence GTGCCCGTGTACTTAGATCACGCGGCGACCACGCCTATTTGCGCTCCGGCCCTCGCCGCACTCACTTCCGTTATCACCCGTAGCGGCAATCCGTCCTCCCTCCACGGAGCAGGCCGACGCGCCCGCGCCACGGTCGAAGCCGCCCGAGAAACCATTGCCGCAGCAGCCGGCGCCCACCCTACCGAGGTCATTTTCACCTCCGGCGGCACCGAGGCGGACAACCTTGCCGTGAAGGGCCTTTACTGGTCCCGCAATGCCGCAGAGCCACAGCGCACACGCATTCTTGTTTCAAGCATCGAGCACGCCGCCGTCCAAGACACCGTTGAGTGGCTGCACAAGCATGAAGGTGCCGAAGCGATCTGGCTGCCCGTCGATCAGGACGGCGTAGTGAGCCTTGAGGCGCTGAAANAGNAACTGGCCGACGGCGGCGCCAGCACCGTGGCCCTCATTACCTGCATGTGGGCCAACAATGAGGTGGGCACCATCGAACCCATCGCCGAGATTGTGGCGCTCGCAGACAAGCACGGCATCCCCGTCCACTCCGACGCGGTCCAGGCTTTTGGTTCTGTTCCCGTGAGTTTCAAGGATTCAGGCCTGGCCGCCATGTCCATCAGCGGCCACAAGATCGGCGGCCCTGTTGGTGTTGGCGCCCTGCTATTGGGCCGTGCCGTAAAGCTGACACCGGTCCAGCACGGCGGCGGGCAGGAACGAACTGTCCGCTCCGGCACACTGGACACTGCCGGCATTGCAGCGTTCGCCGCAGCAGCGCAGGATGTCACAGTGAATATGGACACGGAAAGCAGCCGAATCGCCGGTTTGCGGGATCAAATCATCGACGCCGTACGCCGCGCCGTTCCAGAAGCGGTGCTCCGCGGTCCGGACCCCGCAGTACACCCCGGCAACCGACTGCCAGGCAACGCGCACTTCACGTTCCCCGGTTGTGAGGGCGATTCCCTGCTGTTCCTGCTGGACATGGCAGGGATCGAATCCTCCACCGGATCGGCGTGCACGGCGGGTGTTCCGCGCCCGTCGCATGTTTTGCTGGCCATGGGCTTGGATGAAAACACCGCACGTGGTGCACAACGCTTTAGTTTGGGGCATACCTCGAACCAGCAAGACGTTGACGCCTTTGTGGCGGCACTGCCGCAAGCTCACGCCATGGCCANNAAAGCTGGCATGGCAGGGCACCAATCGAGTATCCAAACGGCGAGTACCTGGTAG
- the folE gene encoding GTP cyclohydrolase I: protein MSITSASLPDLLTFEDPETLVDGSAIDLPRAQAAIAEFLRALGRDVSDPHLLDTPRRVAGAYAQMLTPRETSWTTFPNDDGYQGLVLVKDIPFHSLCQHHLLPFXGVAHVGYLPGDRLFGLSKLARGVELFSRDLQVQERLTQQVANWLEDTLTPRGVGVVLEAEHMCMSLRGVQTAGTLTRTSVFTGLLSGASPLREQFPH, encoded by the coding sequence ATGTCCATCACCAGTGCGTCCCTCCCGGACCTACTTACCTTCGAAGACCCGGAAACGTTGGTGGACGGGTCCGCCATTGACCTACCNCGCGCCCAGGCGGCCATTGCTGAGTTCCTGCGGGCACTGGGCCGGGATGTTAGCGATCCGCATCTCCTTGATACTCCCCGCCGAGTGGCTGGTGCGTATGCACAAATGCTGACTCCGCGGGAGACTTCATGGACCACGTTCCCCAACGACGACGGCTACCAGGGCCTGGTGCTGGTGAAGGACATCCCTTTCCATTCACTGTGTCAGCACCACCTGCTACCGTTCAGNGGCGTGGCCCATGTAGGTTACCTGCCCGGTGATCGCCTCTTTGGACTGTCCAAGCTGGCCCGCGGCGTCGAGCTGTTTTCTCGGGATCTGCAGGTTCAAGAACGCCTCACCCAACAGGTTGCCAACTGGCTGGAGGACACCCTAACCCCGCGCGGCGTTGGGGTGGTCTTGGAGGCCGAACACATGTGCATGTCGTTACGCGGNGTGCAGACCGCCGGCACGCTGACCCGAACCTCAGTTTTCACCGGCCTGTTATCCGGCGCCAGCCCCTTGCGAGAGCAGTTCCCGCACTAA
- a CDS encoding NAD(P)/FAD-dependent oxidoreductase: MSESPASEPGMVIIGGGLTGATAAETLRKEGYTGAITIVADEPEIPYQRPPLSKGFLAGKEDEDALLPLPASWYPENNVTVLTGTAATAIDTAAHTITLANGTTLPYAKALIATGAGPRHIPFPGVDLKGVYTFRTKADSLAMKALFTGGGXNVVMIGSGWIGMEIAATATELGNKVALMGLEDVPLSVAIGNELGTVFADRHKEAGVQFVLPASAAEIQGSDGFVTSVLTTTGVTLPADIVIVAVGVVPNIALAKDAGLSINNGIEVTASLQTSAADVFAAGDVANAMHPVTGAYARSEHWANAIASGKVAAKSMLGQDAVLDDIPYFYTDQFDLGMEYSGFGALTKDAEVVVRGSLXKREFIAFWVLAGRVVAGMNVNVWDVQDAIKSLISTQRTVATAKLADPETPLEDI, translated from the coding sequence ATGAGCGAATCACCAGCATCAGAGCCAGGCATGGTCATCATTGGTGGTGGCCTCACGGGCGCCACAGCGGCAGAGACACTGCGCAAGGAGGGGTACACCGGTGCCATCACCATTGTGGCCGACGAGCCCGAAATCCCCTACCAGCGCCCACCTCTGTCCAAGGGATTCCTCGCCGGCAAGGAAGACGAGGATGCCCTGTTGCCACTGCCGGCCAGCTGGTACCCGGAAAATAACGTCACAGTCCTGACCGGCACGGCCGCGACGGCGATCGACACCGCAGCCCACACCATCACCTTGGCTAACGGAACCACACTGCCGTATGCCAAGGCGCTGATCGCGACAGGTGCCGGTCCCCGCCACATCCCTTTCCCGGGCGTAGACCTTAAGGGCGTTTACACGTTCCGGACCAAGGCCGACAGCCTCGCCATGAAGGCACTGTTCACCGGTGGTGGCAANAATGTTGTCATGATCGGCTCGGGTTGGATTGGTATGGAAATTGCCGCCACGGCCACAGAGCTGGGCAACAAGGTGGCGTTGATGGGCCTCGAGGATGTTCCGCTGTCCGTGGCGATTGGCAACGAGCTCGGCACTGTNTTTGCAGACCGGCATAAGGAAGCCGGCGTGCAGTTTGTGCTTCCTGCCAGTGCCGCTGAGATCCAAGGCAGCGACGGCTTTGTCACCTCGGTCCTGACCACCACGGGTGTGACGCTACCGGCGGACATTGTCATTGTTGCTGTCGGGGTTGTCCCCAACATTGCTTTGGCGAAGGATGCCGGGCTGAGCATCAACAACGGCATTGAGGTCACCGCCAGTTTGCAAACATCCGCCGCAGATGTGTTTGCCGCCGGTGATGTGGCCAATGCGATGCACCCCGTCACGGGTGCTTACGCCCGCTCCGAGCACTGGGCCAATGCGATCGCCAGCGGCAAAGTGGCCGCGAAGTCGATGCTCGGTCAAGATGCCGTGCTCGATGACATCCCCTACTTCTACACTGACCAGTTTGACCTCGGCATGGAGTATTCGGGCTTTGGCGCGCTGACTAAGGACGCCGAGGTAGTGGTCCGCGGCAGTCTTGANAAGCGTGAATTCATTGCCTTCTGGGTGTTGGCAGGCCGGGTAGTGGCCGGGATGAATGTGAACGTCTGGGATGTTCAAGATGCCATCAAGTCATTGATTTCCACCCAGCGCACTGTCGCCACTGCCAAGCTGGCTGACCCGGAAACCCCGCTGGAGGATATTTGA
- the folP gene encoding dihydropteroate synthase, which produces MAIINRTPDSFYDGGATFALDAAVAASLAAVADGADWVDIGGVPFAPGPALSAEEEGDRVVPVIAAVAAASDVIISVDTFLPEVAARSVAAGANVINDTTGLSNPEIASVVAESGAHLVITHSLAKPRTVYPRPQYQDVVTEVAAFLAEKVQLAISWESLRKIIIDPGHDLNXNTLHTLEITRRFNEIAALGFPALAAVSNKDFIGESLNQAKNERLEGSLAAGVICILGGARILRMHNVASAHSAIRMTEATLGWREPAYLLHNMGEINQP; this is translated from the coding sequence ATGGCCATCATCAACCGCACNCCTGATTCCTTTTACGACGGCGGAGCCACCTTTGCCCTGGACGCTGCGGTAGCCGCTTCGCTTGCCGCCGTCGCGGACGGCGCCGATTGGGTGGACATTGGCGGTGTNCCCTTTGCGCCGGGCCCGGCCTTGAGCGCCGAAGAAGAAGGCGACCGTGTGGTGCCGGTGATTGCCGCCGTGGCCGCAGCCAGCGACGTGATCATTTCTGTTGACACGTTCTTGCCTGAGGTGGCCGCCCGCAGTGTTGCGGCCGGGGCCAACGTCATCAACGACACCACGGGGCTGTCCAACCCTGAGATTGCCTCTGTAGTGGCGGAATCGGGTGCACATTTGGTCATCACTCATTCACTGGCCAAACCCAGGACCGTGTATCCACGCCCGCAGTATCAAGATGTTGTCACCGAGGTCGCAGCATTCCTCGCCGAGAAAGTGCAGCTAGCCATCTCCTGGGAGTCCCTCCGGAAGATCATCATCGATCCAGGTCATGACCTGAACAANAACACCCTGCACACCCTTGAAATCACGCGCCGCTTCAATGAGATTGCTGCTCTGGGCTTTCCTGCCTTGGCTGCCGTGTCCAACAAGGATTTCATCGGTGAATCGCTGAACCAAGCNAAAAATGAGCGGCTTGAAGGATCGCTGGCGGCTGGGGTGATCTGTATTTTGGGCGGGGCGCGGATCCTGCGTATGCACAACGTGGCATCGGCCCATTCTGCCATCCGGATGACGGAGGCAACCCTGGGTTGGCGTGAGCCCGCCTACCTGTTGCACAACATGGGTGAGATCAACCAGCCATGA
- a CDS encoding pyrimidine reductase family protein has protein sequence MRSTSHDGTDLPHPTVLSGAALETELLAAPPESXQNGKPWVSFNFIASIDGAASMDGRSGKLGNAWDLRVXSLLRQTADVILVGAQTIRAEGYGGELLSKTAQQWRNENWLQPHPPLAIVSGSLNLDPALEVFSQAPVRPLILTLQSAPQGRKEALSQVADLVMVGQDSLDVSLIVSELAARXVQKIHSEGGPTLLGTFAAANMVDELCLTVSPLLMGGQAGRIAHGPPSYETEGEDGHDSGSQTPTENPTDHPSEVAQSMELTRILKADSMLFLRYVRPNI, from the coding sequence GTGAGATCAACCAGCCATGATGGAACGGATCTTCCCCACCCCACCGTCCTTTCCGGAGCGGCGTTGGAAACCGAACTGCTGGCAGCACCGCCAGAAAGCNAACAAAACGGCAAACCGTGGGTGAGTTTTAACTTCATTGCCAGCATTGACGGAGCCGCTTCCATGGACGGACGCTCGGGGAAGCTGGGCAATGCGTGGGACCTGCGCGTTTTNTCACTGCTGCGCCAAACTGCTGACGTCATCTTGGTGGGCGCACAAACCATCCGGGCCGAAGGCTACGGCGGGGAATTATTGAGCAAAACGGCACAGCAGTGGCGTAATGAAAACTGGCTCCAGCCACACCCACCTTTGGCCATAGTTTCCGGCTCCTTGAATTTAGACCCCGCACTCGAGGTATTTAGTCAGGCCCCTGTTCGGCCGCTGATCCTGACACTTCAATCAGCACCCCAAGGGCGCAAAGAAGCCTTGTCCCAGGTTGCCGATCTAGTCATGGTGGGTCAAGATTCACTGGATGTGTCCCTGATTGTTTCGGAGCTCGCAGCCCGGGNNGTTCAAAAGATTCATTCAGAGGGCGGCCCCACACTGTTGGGCACGTTTGCCGCCGCCAACATGGTGGATGAGCTCTGTTTGACTGTCTCACCATTGTTGATGGGTGGTCAGGCCGGGCGCATCGCCCACGGGCCACCTAGCTATGAAACCGAAGGCGAGGATGGCCACGACAGCGGTAGCCAGACTCCTACCGAAAACCCCACCGATCATCCCTCCGAAGTAGCCCAGAGCATGGAATTGACCCGGATTCTCAAAGCAGATTCCATGCTGTTCCTGCGCTATGTCCGCCCTAACATCTAG
- a CDS encoding diacylglycerol kinase family protein: MNTHHIPATSGPVNTGLAIIVAINPRAAFGGQRRSSPGHIGEMVVARLRAAGHRVTVLRRRDYHCLREAVDAEIAAGAQALVVVGGDGMVHLGVNALVHTTVALGIIPAGTGNDAARGLGLDPTDPSAAVEHXLTRCTTAPRRVDLGRIERAGSLPAGSCALSAGFDALVNERANSWRSPRGPLRYNLAILRELATLKPLHYSLVVDGQPRRQRATLISISNGISIGGGMKITPDAKFDDGQLDLFVLSXLSRLKFLRLXPLVFSGAHTTLPVVGIERVCSVIIDAPGVVAYADGERIGPLPVTVTVDTAALALWC, encoded by the coding sequence ATGAACACTCACCACATCCCCGCCACCTCAGGGCCAGTGAACACTGGACTCGCCATCATTGTGGCCATCAACCCGCGCGCTGCTTTCGGTGGACAGCGCAGGAGCTCACCAGGGCACATAGGTGAGATGGTGGTTGCCCGGCTGCGCGCAGCAGGGCATCGCGTCACCGTGCTGCGCCGGCGGGACTATCACTGCCTCCGTGAGGCTGTCGACGCCGAAATCGCTGCAGGTGCCCAGGCTCTGGTGGTTGTCGGCGGAGACGGTATGGTCCATCTTGGTGTCAACGCCCTCGTGCACACAACCGTCGCGCTAGGCATCATCCCTGCTGGAACAGGTAACGATGCCGCCCGCGGGCTGGGACTTGATCCCACAGACCCCAGTGCTGCCGTTGAACATNTTTTGACCAGGTGCACCACGGCGCCGCGCAGGGTGGATCTGGGCCGCATTGAGCGTGCGGGGAGCCTGCCCGCTGGTTCATGTGCGCTCTCAGCCGGTTTTGATGCGTTAGTCAACGAGCGTGCTAACAGCTGGCGCAGCCCGCGTGGACCCCTGCGTTACAACCTGGCGATCCTGCGCGAACTGGCCACCTTGAAGCCACTGCACTATTCGTTGGTTGTGGACGGCCAGCCGCGCAGGCAACGGGCCACGCTGATCTCCATCTCCAACGGGATCTCCATTGGTGGTGGCATGAAGATCACTCCCGATGCCAAGTTCGACGACGGCCAGTTGGATTTGTTTGTTCTCTCCNCACTGTCAAGGCTTAAGTTCTTGCGTCTTNTTCCACTGGTATTCTCCGGCGCGCACACAACACTTCCGGTGGTGGGGATCGAACGGGTTTGTTCGGTCATCATCGATGCGCCCGGTGTTGTGGCCTATGCCGATGGCGAGCGCATCGGCCCGTTGCCGGTCACAGTCACGGTGGACACAGCTGCCCTTGCCCTGTGGTGCTAG